Proteins found in one Aspergillus chevalieri M1 DNA, chromosome 2, nearly complete sequence genomic segment:
- the glfB gene encoding UDP-galactofuranose transporter (COG:E,G;~EggNog:ENOG410PGHJ;~InterPro:IPR004853;~PFAM:PF03151;~TransMembrane:10 (o38-57i69-88o108-133i145-163o169-200i221-243o258-279i286-306o312-330i359-381o)): protein MSAEGEKARQSGEISRPEPTLPTVNPAVDKPEPPSPTFHPAVYVTVWITLSSSVILFNKHILDYAQFRFPIILTTWHLAFATFMTQLLARTTTLLDGRKTVKMTGRVYLRAIVPIGLFFSLSLICGNVTYLYLSVAFIQMLKATTPVAVLFATWGMGMAPVNLKVLMNVALIVLGVVIASFGEIKFVFIGFMFQIGGIIFEATRLVMVQRLLSSAEYKMDPLVSLYYFAPVCAVMNGITALFLEVPNLTMGHIYNVGVWTLLANAVVAFLLNVSVVFLIGKTSSLVMTLCGVLKDILLVAASMMIWQTPVTGTQFFGYSIALIGLVYYKLGGDKIREYTGQAGRAWAEYGATHPAQRKFVIIGAVALIFFLFMGTMGPSYAPESVDRVKGMLGGASAGNA, encoded by the exons ATGAGCGCCGAAGGTGAAAAGGCCAGACAATCTGGCGAAATCTCGCGCCCTGAGCCCACCTTGCCCACCGTCAACCCCGCGGTTGACAAGCCGGAGCCTCCCAGCCCGACCTTCCACCCGGCCGTCTACGTTAC CGTCTGGATTACTCTGAGTTCCAGTGTTATCCTGTTCAACAAGCACATCCTCGATTATGCTCAGTTCC GTTTCCCCATCATTCTCACAACATGGCACTTGGCGTTCGCGACTTTCATGACCCAGCTTCTGGCTCGTACTACCACTCTGCTCGATGGCCGTAAGACGGTCAAGATGACTGGTCGTGTCTACCTGCGCGCTATTGTCCCCATCGGTCTCTTCTTCAGTCTGAGTTTGATTTGCGGCAACGTCACTTATCTGTACCTGAGTGTTGCTTTCATTCAGATGCTCAAG GCCACTACTCCCGTCGCTGTCTTGTTCGCTACCtggggtatgggtatggctCCGGTCAACCTGAAGGTCCTGATGAACGTCGCCCTCATTGTTCTTGGTGTTGTCATCGCCTCGTTCGGTGAGATCAAGTTCGTCTTCATTGGTTTCATGTTCCAGATTGGTGGTATCATCTTCGAGGCCACCCGTCTTGTCATGGTCCAGCGTCTCCTCAGTTCTGCCGAGTACAAGATGGACCCTCTGGTCTCTCTGTACTATTTTGCCCCCGTTTGCGCTGTCATGAACGGTATCACCGCTCTCTTCCTTGAGGTTCCCAACCTCACCATGGGTCACATCTACAACGTTGGTGTCTGGACTCTCTTGGCCAACGCCGTTGTTGCTTTCTTGCTCAACGTTTCCGTCGTATTCTTGATCGGCAAGACTTCTTCGCTCGTCATGACCCTCTGCGGTGTCCTCAAGGATATCCTCCTGGTCGCTGCTTCGATGATGATCTGGCAGACCCCCGTCACTGGCACCCAGTTCTTCGGTTACTCGATTGCCCTCATCGGTCTCGTCTACTACAAGCTCGGTGGTGACAAGATCCGCGAATACACTGGCCAGGCTGGTCGCGCCTGGGCTGAGTACGGTGCCACCCACCCCGCTCAGCGCAAGTTCGTCATCATTGGTGCTGTTGCCCTCATCTTTTTCCTGTTCATGGGCACCATGGGCCCCAGCTACGCTCCCGAGTCGGTTGACCGGGTTAAGGGCATGCTTGGCGGTGCCAGCGCCGGAAACGCATAA
- a CDS encoding protoporphyrinogen/coproporphyrinogen oxidase (COG:H;~EggNog:ENOG410PHSQ;~InterPro:IPR002937,IPR036188;~PFAM:PF01593,PF13450;~go_function: GO:0016491 - oxidoreductase activity [Evidence IEA];~go_process: GO:0055114 - oxidation-reduction process [Evidence IEA]), translating into MLSLARKTLNRVPSFQDILQGRMTHPDVSVDVLVIGAGPTGLGAAKRLNQINGPSWLIVDSNETPGGLASTDVTPEGFLYDVGGHVIFSHYKYFDDCINEALPNDDDWYSHQRISYVRCEGQWVPYPFQNNISMLSKEQQVKCIDGMIDAALEHRVANTKPQNFDEWIIRMMGTGVADVFMRPYNYKVWAVPTTKMQCAWLGERVAAPNVKAVTTNVILNKTAGNWGPNATFRFPARGGTGGIWIAVANTIPKENTRFGEKGRVVKVNANNKTVQMADGTTIGYERLVSTMSVDFLAGAMADQELISHTKELFYSSTHVIGVGIRGSRPERIGDKCWLYFPEDNCPFYRATIFSNYSPHNQPEASKKLPTIQLADGSKPQNTEAQEGPYWSIMLEVSESSMKPVNHDTLLAESIQGLVNTEMLRPGDEIVSTYHRRFDHGYPTPSLEREGALTKILPKLQEKGIWSRGRFGSWRYEVGNQDHSFMLGVEAVDNIVNGAVELTLNYPDFVNGRQNNERRLVDGAQIFAKNKQ; encoded by the exons ATGCTGAGCCTCGCTCGCAAGACTTTAAATCGCGTCCCCAGCTTTCAGGATATTCTACAAGGCAGGATGACCCACCCCGACGT TTCCGTTGACGTTCTCGTCATTGGTGCAGGCCCAACTGGTTTGGGTGCTGCTAAGCGGTTGAACCAGATC AACGGCCCTTCATGGTTGATCGTTGACTCCAATGAGACCCCCGGTGGTCTTGCTTCCACCGATGTGACCCCCGAAGGCTTC CTTTACGATGTCGGTGGTCACGTCATCTTCTCTCACTACAAGTACTTCGATGACTGTATCAACGAGGCTCTTCCCAACGACGATGACTGGTACAGCCACCAGCGTATCTCCTACGTCCGCTGCGAGGGTCAATGGGTTCCCTACCCCTTCCAGAACAACATCTCCATGCTTTCCAAGGAGCAGCAGGTCAAGTGCATTGATGGCATGATCGACGCTGCCCTGGAGCACCGTGTCGCCAACACCAAGCCCCAGAACTTCGATGAGTGGATTATCCGCATGATGGGTACTGGTGTCGCCGACGTCTTCATGCGTCCTTACAACTACAAGGTCTGGGCTGTGCCCACTACTAAG ATGCAATGCGCTTGGCTCGGTGAGCGTGTCGCTGCCCCCAACGTCAAGGCCGTTACCACCAACGTTATCCTGAACAAAACCGCCGGTAACTGGGGTCCTAACGCTACTTTCCGTTTCCCCGCTCGTGGCGGTACTGGTGGCATCTGGATTGCCGTCGCCAACACCATCCCCAAGGAGAACACTCGCTTCGGTGAGAAGGGCCGCGTTGTCAAGGTCAACGCCAACAACAAGACTGTCCAGATGGCCGATGGCACCACCATTGGTTACGAGAGACTCGTTTCCACCATGTCCGTCGACTTCCTTGCCGGCGCCATGGCTGACCAGGAATTGATCAGCCACACCAAGGAGCTCTTCTACTCCTCCACCCACGTCATTGGTGTTGGTATCCGTGGCTCTCGCCCCGAGCGCATTGGTGATAAGTGCTGGCTCTACTTCCCCGAGGACAACTGCCCCTTTTACCGTGCCACCATCTTCTCCAACTACTCTCCCCACAATCAGCCCGAAGCTTCCAAGAAGCTCCCCACCATCCAGCTGGCCGACGGCTCCAAGCCTCAGAACACCGAGGCACAGGAGGGACCTTACTGGTCGATCATGTTGGAAGTTTCCGAGTCTTCCATGAAGCCCGTCAACCACGACACTCTCCTCGCTGAGTCGATCCAGGGTCTCGTCAACACTGAGATGCTCCGTCCTGGCGACGAGATCGTCTCCACCTATCACCGCCGCTTTGACCACGGTTACCCCACTCCCTCGTTGGAGCGTGAGGGTGCTCTGACCAAGATCCTGCCCAAGCTCCAGGAGAAGGGCATCTGGTCGCGTGGCCGTTTCGGTAGCTGGCGCTACGAGGTCGGTAACCAGGACCACTCGTTCATGCTGGGTGTCGAAGCCGTCGACAACATCGTCAACGGTGCCGTTGAGTTGACTCTGAACTACCCCGACTTTGTCAACGGCCGCCAGAACAATGAGCGTCGCCTGGTGGATGGTGCTCAGATTTTCGCCAAGAACAAGCAGTAA
- a CDS encoding uncharacterized protein (COG:S;~EggNog:ENOG410PP2V), with product MSPMISDGPAMVLSPPQDHAFGQFPSALPFAANTTLPNPVPSKPSRKRSRDDAGFEEAMNAAAFEPPAPVPAPKPVEEPIYGEGMVLLNPRTGMAVSAESQTGTWYEEKVEQSAAAAPPVFSRFQTGMSSGVQGRKSQRLDPTAPGLDDIALSSMQKRLQNTTDDSRSSPSHQEPLVDDATRLLGISWQRINVSDDDDMAPAVRGWKKYINNQYSNYLQNCQILMKSRALNAFLVAAQPVAPAFGTVTNSPAYFLFSDDLDQARLVGSTWEACVQNLQSSPILFEGAETLQAKDKRSDNGSMQAPLGTNTMEAGVPLLQSLSAQPQPAGNAGVGGLNGGVGTGMEIDS from the coding sequence ATGTCTCCCATGATATCCGACGGACCCGCAATGGTCCTCTCTCCTCCTCAGGACCATGCCTTCGGTCAATTCCCTTCAGCTTTGCCTTTTGCCGCAAACACTACCCTTCCCAATCCAGTTCCCTCGAAGCCCTCGCGCAAGAGGTCGCGTGACGATGCCGGTTTTGAAGAGGCGATGAATGCCGCTGCCTTCGAGCCTCCTGCGCCTGTTCCCGCTCCCAAACCCGTAGAAGAGCCCATTTATGGCGAGGGTATGGTGCTGCTGAACCCTCGTACCGGAATGGCTGTGTCCGCGGAGAGTCAGACGGGTACTTGGTATGAAGAGAAAGTTGAACAATCAGCCGCCGCTGCACCGCCGGTTTTCTCGAGATTCCAGACTGGTATGTCTTCTGGTGTCCAGGGTCGCAAGTCTCAGCGCCTGGATCCTACCGCGCCCGGATTAGACGATATCGCGCTTTCTTCGATGCAAAAACGCCTGCAAAACACGACTGACGACAGCCGCTCAAGCCCTTCGCACCAAGAACCCCTGGTTGACGACGCGACTCGCCTTCTCGGTATCAGTTGGCAACGGATTAACGTTAGTGACGACGACGATATGGCCCCTGCCGTGCGCGGTTGGAAGAAGTACATCAACAACCAATACTCGAATTACCTCCAAAACTGTCAGATCTTGATGAAGAGTCGCGCTCTGAACGCGTTCCTCGTCGCGGCGCAGCCGGTGGCCCCAGCGTTCGGCACCGTCACCAACTCGCCTGCCtacttcctcttcagcgACGACCTCGACCAAGCCCGTCTCGTTGGCTCGACCTGGGAAGCCTGTGTTCAGAATCTCCAATCATCACCCATACTCTTTGAAGGAGCTGAGACGCTCCAAGCAAAGGACAAGCGTTCGGACAACGGGTCCATGCAAGCACCCCTCGGGACGAACACCATGGAAGCTGGAGTGCCTCTTCTTCAGTCTCTTTCCGCTCAGCCACAGCCAGCCGGTAATGCTGGGGTTGGGGGATTGAACGGTGGTGTGGGAACGGGGATGGAGATCGATTCGTAA